CGAAAGGCGGATTATAGGCACGGTTTGTATGCCTGCTTCCTTACTTACCCGCTTTGCCTTATGAATGCCGCCGCCAGCCTCGGCTTCCCCCCGTTTCTGTACGTGCGGAGCTGCGGCCGCCATCTCGGGCGCTCGCGCTCTGCGCCTTTTATGTATTTACGCCGAGTTCATTGTTTATATCTGTTATGGACGCTTCTTTTCTTGGCAACTACACGCATTCACTTCGCATTAGCTAGCAGTAGATCTATTAAAGTTGCACAGGAAAGAAGACTGTGACCCTATGAAATTAATGTAACACTCATAAATAACGACAGATATTTAAAGGGAGGTTTAATACAACCAACAAAAACAGCACTGAGCTGTAACTCTAACGGGGCTCTTCTGGTAACCAAATTAAATTGAAACCACTCTCTTCTCACTGGTAGGACCATGGCTGTTGACTGGCTTGGATTTGCTTATGCCACGGCTGTCCTCCTGGGAGGGATTGTGGGGTACAAGAGGAAAGGTATGGGTACTTGCCACAGCACGCTGGAGCAGCCTGAGATACACTTAATGCTGCATAATGTCTGCTGTCCGCATCTCAACGCTCTATACATGATCCCACCTCATGCAGGCAGCGTGATGTCGCTGATCGCTGGTCTGCTCTTCGGGAGCCTGTCTGCTTACGGCTCCCTCGGAATAACGACCAATCCCAGCGTTGCCCTGTGTGAGTAGTGCAGTGTAACTTCACCTGCTTCACCTTTTTGCTTTCTCCATTTAATCGGTGCTCCTTCTGTTCCCCCTGTGTGTGACATGGCAGTGTCATCAGGATCTCTGGCTGTCATCATGGGATTGCGATACTGGAAGTCTGGCAAACTTATACCAGCTGTTATGGCTGGTTTGAGGTGAGCAggaaacaaacatttttagtaATAAACTGGTTTTGGTACATTTTGTAATACTCATGTAATCACATGTGACTAACGGTCTCCTAAAACCATTTTCCGTATGAGGAGGTATTTGTTAATAGTCCTGCTGTTTTGGTGTgtgaaatggtccccacaatgttagTCTGGTGTTGCGGTGACTTTGTACGTTAGAGGCTTCTTGTGGTAAATCGTTTGGTAAGTAACCAGCGTCTCTGATCTGATTTCAGCACCCTGATGTTCCTGCGACTTCTCCTCCTGCTTGTACTGTAGCATGCCCCCTCCCAGGGTGAGCCCCCTCCCAGGGTGAGCCATGCCCCCTCCCAGGGTGAGCCATGCCCCCTCCCAGGGTGAGCCCCCTCCCTTCCCTGAGCTGAGAGGTCCATTGCCCCTCAGTCTACCATCATTCCTGCTTCATTCTGGATTTGTGTAATTGTACCAGCTAATTCCACTAAGATGCCATATCACAGTTAACCTGTCCGCTCGCTGGGAATGGGGCAGTCGGAATGCGCCCCACTAATTATCCTGACATTCCAAATAAACTTCAGAGCATTTCAGTTTTATCTTCTCCTGAGAAGTTCCATTTTTCCCCCACTAACCTCTGGGCTTACAGTAGGTGTGGATGGCAGGTATACAGCTTCATCTGTCTTCCACATTTTTAGAAAATGCAAGTAAAAATGTGGAGTTTTCCCTGCACAGTAATACTAACGACACGGTTCTTATCAGAGCAATGCAGAGATCCATGGCCTTTCACCCAGTATAAGGCAGCCTCTTCCATTCATACCAGCTCTGTAAATGTACTTTTCACACCATTGTGTGACACCATAACAAAGCAGGGGATTGAGTAGTTTGGTTAAGGTTGCAAAGGGTTGGTCTTCTCACCTTTGTAGCCATAGTTGTGTTGTGTGAAGGGcttcattgatttttttcacttaaACCTTTACCTCAGTTAtgctttttaatgttttgcttCACGCTGATTAGATGCTCTATTTGATTATAGCCCCTTTATTTGCTCTGCTAGAGTTAGTCTTAAGAAAGTAAACATTTTAAAGTCTAAGTACAGTGGTAgctcagttctcgaacttattagaactcaaatttcttaaaagtcgacccaatcagtttgaaaaaaaattacctagaactctatctgaatctcagaagtcaaaccttGAATGCCGACCTATGGTAACTTGTActcgcggggaaatgagtcacgcatcacgtcagcggaaacaaaggatAACACTTCAGACTAAGCATCGCATTCGCTGtaatagcatcgtgcatgtttacataagctgaataaatatatttagacagtaaaaatacatttagacaatcatagacagtaacagtaattatataataaaatacatttaaaaataaagatttgttattaattattttaatattaacaataataatacatttaattataatattgtcgtgcagagcggggatggaacggagacaaagatgcagatgtcagggtatcggggaatacggggtttaattacaggtaaggcaggcaaaacgcagatggacaatacaatgaccggactggggaaacaaactgaaacgtggactaaatacagaggactaatgacaacaaccagaaacagctgatcacatggggatcccacatgaggttaacgagggggtgtggcacacggaaggagcggatgatcgaagcaggacacattgtttggatacatttattttcttactttacaaattactgttttgataaatgtgcttagatgtgtttagtacagtatatgctcttcttgttttatccggttaatttgttttttaaatgctaaaaaaaaaaaacatttagatgtcattttttggggccgggaaccaattaattggttttccattgttttgtacggggaaaattcgatctcaactcgaactttttaagattcgatccggagttctgaacggattaatttcgagttctgaggtaccactgtattatgtATGAATAGTAACAATAGCATGTTTCTTTTGTATGTTTCCAAGATAATTCTTCAGCATTAAGCTTTCCCCAAGTTGAATATAAACCACCAAGCACGTTGTTTGAAGCCATCGTTACATCTGCATCTGAGTGTGGGTGATGAttgggtcacatgacaccaTGTGTGCTCAATTGATATGCTGTGCTGAAGTCCACCCCACTTCTGGTTATAGTGTTGGTGTTGTTTATAACAGCACGCCCACGCAAGAATAGTAATGTTTCAGCACACTTGTAATGGTGACCCTATGATCTCCCATTTATTACCGTAATCCAAACCCATCACATTTGCAAAGACTATTTTGTTAGGGAACTTGGCTGTATTGTGTGTTTGAACACTCAGATTCAACATGCATTTGGCACGTTTTACACATTTACGCCAGGGGCTTTGGAACAAGAAATACAAGCCGTTCTGCAGGTGGCTTTAATGGTCTCAAAG
The nucleotide sequence above comes from Paramormyrops kingsleyae isolate MSU_618 chromosome 3, PKINGS_0.4, whole genome shotgun sequence. Encoded proteins:
- the tmem14a gene encoding transmembrane protein 14C, translating into MAVDWLGFAYATAVLLGGIVGYKRKGSVMSLIAGLLFGSLSAYGSLGITTNPSVALLSSGSLAVIMGLRYWKSGKLIPAVMAGLSTLMFLRLLLLLVL